TCGGGATCGTGCAGGCGGAGCTGGCGACGCCGCTGGTGATGGTGCTGACCGAACTCGTGCAGAACGCGTTCGAGCACGCGTACGCGGCGGGCCAGCGCGGCGAGGTCGTGGTGCACGCCGAGCGCTCGGCGAAGTGGCTGGACGTGGTGATCTCGGACGACGGCCGCGGCCTGCCGCAGGGCTTCTCGCTGGAGCGCACCGACCGGCTCGGCCTGCAGATCGTCAGGACGCTGGTGGAGTCCGAACTCAGGGGCTCGTTGAGCTTGCGGAGGCGGCCCCGAGGCGGTACAGAGGCGGTCCTGCGCGTACCGCTCCGGGCGCGGCGTTAGACTGCTCCCGTGCACACGTGACGACCTGCCTCAGCGGGGTCACGTGGTCATGCGGGAGGGTGTGCAACACAAGCGAAAGGCCCGACACCTGGCACGGTGTCGGGCCTTTCGTGTGCTCGCGGTGTGGCACTCAGGCGTTGCTGCGGGCCCGGGTGCGGGCGTTGCGGCGCTTGAGGGCGCGACGCTCGTCTTCGCTCATCCCGCCCCACACGCCGGCGTCCTGGCCGCTCTCGAGCGCCCACGCGAGGCAGTCGGAGACGACGGGGCAGCGGCGGCAGACGGTCTTCGCCTCGGCGATCTGCAGGAGCGCAGGACCGCTGTTCCCCACGGGGAAGAACAGCTCGGGGTCCTCGTCGCGGCAGATCGCGCGGTGGCGCCAGTCCATTGGAACTACTCCTCAGCTAGGCGCGCGTGAAGGCGCGCCACTCGTCAGCGGTCGGTTTTGGGGTGCTTGTGAATGCTTTCACGAACGGCGGGGATGTCAAGGGTTTAGCACCAACCCGGTGAGTGAACTCACCCGAAAGATCGACTGAGTTCATCCGCCGTTTCACGCTCTGGCATCACAGCAGGTCACAACATCGCGGATCGGTACCGAGCCGGTCACGCACCGATCACACAGCGACCGTGAGCGCCCCTCGCACTCCGGTGAACTCCACTTCGGTGCACGCGCCGAGCAGGTCTCCGTCGACCTGGAGGTTGACGGGTTGCGGGCTCGTCACCCGGACGTACTCGACGTCGTCGCGCCGGAGCAGGTTCCCCCCTTTGGGGTTCCCATCCGTGGCCAAGAGATGCGCGACATAGCGAAGAACTGTCGGCAATCCCATCCCGTGCAGCGCGAACAGGCCCAATCCGCCGTCGAACGACGTGCTCGGGTTCAACCGGATCGCCTTGTCGCCGAGGTAGGTCCACGGGTCGGTGTTCGAGATGAACGCCAGCCGCACGTCCTCGAACTGCGGTTCGTCCGGGATCTGCACGGTGAGCGCCGGTGGCTGCTTGCGCTGGGTGAAGTAGCTGGTCAGCGCCGTGCGCGCGTAGAGGGTCGGCGAGGCTTGGCGGCCCCTGGCGCGCTGCTGCTCGACGCCCTCGACCACGTCGGCGTCCCAGCCGACGCCCGCGTTGAAGGTGAACCAGCGGTCGTGGTCCAGGCCCGCGCCGGTGGCGGCGACGTGCCCGAGGCTGACCCGGCGGCTGGTGCCGTGCTCGATCGCCTGCAGCAGGCGGTAGGTGGCCTCGACCGGGTCGCGGGGCAGGCCGAGGGCTCCCGCGAACACGTTCGCGGACCCGCCGGGCACCACGCCCAGCATCGGCAGGCCGGGCTGCGCGCCGCCGCGCAGCACGCCGTTGACCACCTCGTTGACCGTGCCGTCGCCGCCGTGGGCCACGACCAGGTCGTACCCGTCCACGACGGCCTGCGCGGCGGCGTTCGCCGCGTGGCCGCGGTAGTCCGTCTCGACGACGTCGAGCTTCACGTCGCTGGCCAGTGCGTGCGCGAGCACGTCCCGACCGGCAGGCGTGGTTGCCGTTGCCTGCGGGTTGACCACCAGAAGTGCGCGCACTCCTGAAGGGTAGGACAGCGCGTGACCTCGGACAGGTTGCGTGTCACCCGGTAGGAGGGGCATTCGCGCACGAAAGTGGCCGACGTCTCCTTTCCGTGTCGCGATCCCGTGGATCCGCGTCGTCCTGCGCCTCGCGACAAGTGCACCCCGGCCCGACCGCCGGCTCGCCGAAGAGACTGCTGTGATCATCGCTCCTGGGGCGGTCGAGCGGGACTCGCCAACCGGGTGGCCTACGATGCGTGACGAGTACTCACGGTGAGGAAAGGCCCAGTTGAAGGGGCACGGAGTGGCGACCACGGGCAAGGTTCCACCGGCTGTTCGGGTGGCCGGCGCGCTGACCGCGTTGCAGGGCCTGGTCGGGCTGGCCGGCGCGGTCGCGCTGGTGGTGCGGTCGTTCAGCGCGGAGGACGCGGGCGCGGTGCTGGGCGAGGCCGCCTACTTCACGGTGGTGTCGACGGGCGTGTTCGCGGCGGGCGTCGGCCTGGTGTTCGGCAACCACTGGGGCCGCACGCCCGCGGTCGTCGTGCAGCTGCTCCTCCTGGGTGTCGCCTGGTACATGTACGGGCCGTCCGGCCGCCAGCTGTGGGGCGCGCTGCTCGGCGCGTACGTCGTGGGCACGCTCGTGCTGCTGTTCACCAACCCGGTGCGCCGATGGGCGCTCGGCGTGGACGAGGACTCTTAGACCACCCGGTGCGGTATCCACCGATCGGTTGATACCGCACGACGGCGGTGGACGGTCGGGGTCGGTCGAAGCGCCGATTCGCGGATGGTGGCCGGGCCGTGCCGGTGATCGGGGTGGCCGGGTGACGATGTTGCGCCTGGTGGTCGTGGACGACCACCCCGTGGTCCGCGACGGCCTGCGCGGCATGCTCGGCACCCAGCCCGACTTCGAGGTCGTCGGCGAGGCCGCGGGCGGCGCGGAGGCGCTGACCGTCGTCGCCGCCACCCGGCCGGACGTCGTCGTCACCGACCTGCGGTTGCCCGAACCCAGCGGCGGCGCGCTGATCAGGCTCCTCCGGGAGCGCGTGCCGGGGGTCGCGGTCCTGGTGCTCACCACCCACGACACCGACTCCGACGTGCTGCCCGCGGTCGAGGCGGGCGCGATCGGCTACCTGCTGAAGGACGCGCCCCGGGAGGAGCTGTTCCGGGCGGTCCGGGCTGCCGGCCGGGGTGAGACCGTGCTGTCGCCGTCGGTCGCCACGATGCTGCTCGGCCGCGTTCGCCCGCAGCAGCCGCTGCCGCGGGCCCGGCTGAGCGCGCGTGAGCGGGAAGTGCTCGAACTGGTCGCCGAGGGCCGGACGAACCGCGAGGCGGCGGCCCTGCTGTTCATCAGCGAGGCGACGGTGAAGACCCACCTGCTGCACATCTACGCCAAGCTCGAAGTCCCGGACCGGGCCGCCGCCGTGGCCGCCGGCTACCAGCGGGGGCTCCTGACCGGGCCGGCCGGGCCGGGACCCGGGTAGGGCATTCGGACGCCGACCATCGTCTGGCTGCCCGCCGACTAACGGCGGGTGGCCAGCGTCACTCGGACAGGTGACGCTGTGCGTGGTGAATTCACCACTCCCTGCGTTCGTTGAGGTGACAACTCCATGCGATTCACTCGCGCCCTGTCCGCGGTGGTCGGAGCCACTACCGCACTGCTGTCCGCCTTCGCGCTGACCACGCTGGCGCCGACTGCCTCCGCTGAAGAGGCGGACGTGCAGCCGTACATCATCGGCGGTGGCACGGCCACCAACGCCCCCTGGGCGGCCCGCCTGTTCCGCAACGGCCAGCAGAACTGCTCGGCCACCATCATCGCCCCCACGTGGGTCCTGACCGCGCAGCACTGCGTGGCCAGCTCGGGCACCTACACGTTCCGCATCGGCAGCCTGGACCAGACCACGGGCGGCACGATGGCCACCGCCACGCAGATCATCCAGCACCCGTCGGTCGACCTCGCGCTGGCGCGGCTGGACCGGTCGGTCGCGGGCACCTACGCGCCGCTCGGCACCACCACCGCCGTCGCGGTCAACCAGACCGTGCAGCTCTACGGCTGGGGCGCGACCTGCACCAACCAGCCCGAGATCAACTGCCAGGCCCGCTACCTCAAGTACGCCAACACCCGGGTGACCTCGGTCAACGGGCGTGACTACCGGGGCGGCATCGCGATCTCGGTGTCCCGGATCGACGGCATCGCGGCCGGCGGCGACTCGGGCGGCCCGATGTTCGCCACCAGCCCGGTGGACGGCCGCCGCTACCAGGTCGGCGTCGCCTCGACCAGCGACCGCTCCAGCCGGTCGAACTACACCGCCGTCACGCGCTACCGCGACTGGATCCGCTCCTACGCCGGCGTGTGACCGAATTCCCCGGCCGAGGGGGCTGGACCTCTCCCCTGCGCCGCCCCCTCGGCCGGGGCACCACGGCCCGCACCGCCGTCACTCACCAGTTCCAATCACCCTGCGTGTTCACCATTGGTGGATGGACACGAACGGAGTAGCCAGATACGGTCTGGCAGGCGTCCACGCCGCTCCGGGTGCAGTCAGGGTGAGGTGTGCAGTGCAGAACCCCCCGAGGTGGGTGTCGACCAGCGGTGATGTCGAGCGCCCCAACGTGGCCCGGCTGTACGACTACTACCTCGGTGGAGCGCACAACTTCGCGGTCGACCGCGAGTTCGCCGACCGGTCCATGAGGCTGGTGCCGACCGCCGCGATGGTGCAGCACAGCCGCGCGTTCCTGCGCCGGGCCGTGCGCCTGTGCGTCGAGCGCGGCATCCGCCAGTTCCTCGACCTCGGTTCCGGCATCCCCACCGCGGGCAACGTGCACGAGGTCGCCCAACGCGCCGACCCGACGTGCCGCGTGGTGTACGTGGACAACGAGCCCGCCACCGTGGCGCACAGCCGGACCATGCTGCGCGACAACGCGGGCGCGGCCATCGCCGAGGCCGACGTCCGGGACGTGGGCGCGGTGCTGGGCACGCCGGAGGTGCGCGGCCTGCTCGACCTGGCCGAGCCGGTGGCCCTGCTGATGGTCGCGATCCTGCCGTACCTGCCCGACGCCGACCGCCCGGCCGAGGTCGTCGGCCGCTACCGGGACGCGATCGCCGACGGCAGCTACCTGGTGATCAGCCACCTGACCGCCGACGAGCAGCCGGACGTGGTGGGCAAGCTGCTGGAGGTCACGGCCGCGGCCGGCACGCCGATCGTGGCGCGGTCCAAGGCCGACGTCGAGGCCATGCTCGACGGGTTCGACCTGCTGGAGCCGGGGTTGGTGCTGTCGACGTCGTGGCGGGCCGAGGACGAGCCGGAGAGCGGCGCGGAGGCGGTGTCCTACGGCGCCGTGGGCGTGAAGCGGCCGACCGGCTGACGCCTCAGCGCGGCTCGGTGAGCAGCCTCGTCTGCTCCTTCAGGACCTCCACCGTGCGCACCACCCAGTCCGCGATCACCTGCCGCTGGTCCGGGCTGTAGCTCGCGGCCACCTCGTCCATCGCCGCGCCCAGCCCGGCGAAGACCTGCCCGAACGCGCCGGGGATCGCGCTGATCACCACCCGCCTGCGGTCGCCGGGGTCGGGTTCGCGCCGCACCAGGCCCGCGCGTTCGAGCCGGTCGGCGACGCCGGTGACCGCGCCGGGCGTCAGGTTGATCTCCTTGGCCAACTCGCCCGCGGACAGCGGGCCCTTGCCGGCGATGAGCGCGAGCGCGCGCTGGTCGACCGCCGTCACGCCCAGGCGGGCACCGACGGCCTCGTGGAACGCGACCACCGCCGTGCTCAGCTCGCGTCCGTAGTCCCGCGCGTCCATGCAGCTCACTTTAGCCGGACTGATATTTCAGTACACTGAACTAAAATATTCGGTTAC
This genomic window from Saccharothrix sp. HUAS TT1 contains:
- a CDS encoding WhiB family transcriptional regulator, translated to MDWRHRAICRDEDPELFFPVGNSGPALLQIAEAKTVCRRCPVVSDCLAWALESGQDAGVWGGMSEDERRALKRRNARTRARSNA
- a CDS encoding diacylglycerol kinase family protein, whose protein sequence is MRALLVVNPQATATTPAGRDVLAHALASDVKLDVVETDYRGHAANAAAQAVVDGYDLVVAHGGDGTVNEVVNGVLRGGAQPGLPMLGVVPGGSANVFAGALGLPRDPVEATYRLLQAIEHGTSRRVSLGHVAATGAGLDHDRWFTFNAGVGWDADVVEGVEQQRARGRQASPTLYARTALTSYFTQRKQPPALTVQIPDEPQFEDVRLAFISNTDPWTYLGDKAIRLNPSTSFDGGLGLFALHGMGLPTVLRYVAHLLATDGNPKGGNLLRRDDVEYVRVTSPQPVNLQVDGDLLGACTEVEFTGVRGALTVAV
- a CDS encoding response regulator produces the protein MLRLVVVDDHPVVRDGLRGMLGTQPDFEVVGEAAGGAEALTVVAATRPDVVVTDLRLPEPSGGALIRLLRERVPGVAVLVLTTHDTDSDVLPAVEAGAIGYLLKDAPREELFRAVRAAGRGETVLSPSVATMLLGRVRPQQPLPRARLSAREREVLELVAEGRTNREAAALLFISEATVKTHLLHIYAKLEVPDRAAAVAAGYQRGLLTGPAGPGPG
- a CDS encoding trypsin-like serine protease translates to MRFTRALSAVVGATTALLSAFALTTLAPTASAEEADVQPYIIGGGTATNAPWAARLFRNGQQNCSATIIAPTWVLTAQHCVASSGTYTFRIGSLDQTTGGTMATATQIIQHPSVDLALARLDRSVAGTYAPLGTTTAVAVNQTVQLYGWGATCTNQPEINCQARYLKYANTRVTSVNGRDYRGGIAISVSRIDGIAAGGDSGGPMFATSPVDGRRYQVGVASTSDRSSRSNYTAVTRYRDWIRSYAGV
- a CDS encoding SAM-dependent methyltransferase → MQNPPRWVSTSGDVERPNVARLYDYYLGGAHNFAVDREFADRSMRLVPTAAMVQHSRAFLRRAVRLCVERGIRQFLDLGSGIPTAGNVHEVAQRADPTCRVVYVDNEPATVAHSRTMLRDNAGAAIAEADVRDVGAVLGTPEVRGLLDLAEPVALLMVAILPYLPDADRPAEVVGRYRDAIADGSYLVISHLTADEQPDVVGKLLEVTAAAGTPIVARSKADVEAMLDGFDLLEPGLVLSTSWRAEDEPESGAEAVSYGAVGVKRPTG
- a CDS encoding MarR family winged helix-turn-helix transcriptional regulator translates to MDARDYGRELSTAVVAFHEAVGARLGVTAVDQRALALIAGKGPLSAGELAKEINLTPGAVTGVADRLERAGLVRREPDPGDRRRVVISAIPGAFGQVFAGLGAAMDEVAASYSPDQRQVIADWVVRTVEVLKEQTRLLTEPR